The following proteins are encoded in a genomic region of Hyla sarda isolate aHylSar1 chromosome 3, aHylSar1.hap1, whole genome shotgun sequence:
- the DEGS1 gene encoding sphingolipid delta(4)-desaturase DES1 yields the protein MGNKVAREDFEWVYSDQPHADRRKEILAKYPEIKTLMKPNSNLIWIVTLMAFTQFLAFYLVKDLEWKWLMFWTYVFGSCISHSMTLAIHEISHNCAFGNSKAMWNRCFGMFANLPLGLPYSISFKRYHMDHHRYLGGDGIDVDIPTDFEGWFFCTPLRKLVWIILQPLFYTIRPICINPKPVSQLEIINLFVQFSFDALIYHFLGVKSVVYMLVGSILGLGLHPISGHFIAEHYMFLKGHETYSYYGPLNYLTFNVGYHNEHHDFPSIPGKNLPLVRKIAAEYYDPLPQYTSWVKVLYDFIMDDSLSPYSRVKRELKGEIKQD from the exons ATGGGGAATAAGGTGGCCCGGGAGGACTTCGAGTGGGTGTACAGCGACCAGCCGCACGCTGACCGCCGGAAGGAGATCCTGG CTAAGTATCCCGAGATAAAGACGCTCATGAAACCCAACTCTAACCTCATCTGGATTGTCACCCTGATGGCTTTCACTCAGTTTCTGGCCTTTTACCTGGTGAAGGACCTAGAATGGAAGTGGCTGATGTTTTGGACTTACGTTTTCGGGAGCTGCATCAGCCATTCCATGACCCTGGCCATCCATGAGATTTCCCACAATTGCGCCTTCGGAAACAGCAAGGCCATGTGGAACCGGTGTTTTGGGATGTTTGCCAACTTGCCTCTTGGTCTTCCTTACTCCATCTCCTTCAAGAGGTACCACATGGACCACCATCGTTACTTGGGCGGGGACGGCATTGACGTGGACATCCCCACCGATTTCGAGGGCTGGTTTTTTTGCACTCCGTTGAGGAAGCTGGTGTGGATCATCCTGCAGCCCCTCTTCTACACCATCCGGCCCATTTGTATCAACCCCAAACCCGTCTCCCAGCTGGAAATCATCAACCTGTTTGTGCAGTTTTCCTTTGACGCTTTGATTTACCATTTCTTGGGTGTGAAGTCTGTGGTTTACATGCTGGTGGGATCTATCCTGGGCCTCGGCCTCCACCCTATATCGGGGCACTTTATCGCTGAACATTACATGTTCCTGAAGGGCCACGAGACCTACTCCTACTATGGGCCACTGAACTACCTGACGTTCAATGTCGGCTACCACAACGAACATCACGACTTCCCCAGTATTCCGGGAAAGAACCTGCCTCTG GTGCGGAAGATCGCGGCGGAATACTACGACCCTCTGCCGCAGTACACCTCCTGGGTGAAGGTTCTCTACGACTTCATCATGGACGATTCGCTCAGCCCCTATTCCCGTGTGAAGAGGGAACTGAAAGGAGAGATCAAACAGGACTGA